One Thiocapsa bogorovii DNA segment encodes these proteins:
- a CDS encoding DUF4160 domain-containing protein — translation MPTISQFFGIVIQMFWREHAPPHFHALYAEHEALIDIRTLEVIGGRLPKRALALTIEWAVEHREELMEDWR, via the coding sequence ATGCCCACCATCAGCCAATTCTTCGGAATCGTGATCCAAATGTTCTGGCGTGAGCACGCACCGCCGCATTTCCATGCCCTTTACGCCGAGCACGAAGCGCTGATCGATATCCGCACGCTCGAAGTCATTGGTGGACGACTGCCGAAGCGGGCCCTCGCCCTGACAATCGAGTGGGCCGTCGAGCACCGCGAAGAACTGATGGAGGATTGGAGATGA
- a CDS encoding mechanosensitive ion channel family protein, with the protein MTVSLILLWLPVATVFAAPLAIEPLANPLRPPDTSSPQATARSLIRNLEEAYEIAKDPERSREDTLAPLRRARRTLDLSEVPAEFAADIGLEAALLIKETIDRVGLPPYEEIPDAERVAIDELSKWRIPSTEITIAEVQEGPRTGEWLFSPTTVDLAESFYERVSELPYQPGATPGLYGAYSLTPGAGLSLSWGAGLPSWLGVQVLGQTAWQWIAGVSVLLSGFALGVVAYRAGRRADKRRREHDRISRRGTVMALLFGVALLQVMKYFINEVVNFTGRMLILDKQFFVILEYALLGWLAVLILNQIPELVIRSRRLRPRGIDSQLLRLGFKLLAFVAIAALVVDGAQRIGLPAYSVITGLGVGGLAVALAARETLANLLGSLAIMLDRPFRIGDWIKMDGKEGTVEDIGFRSTRIRTFYDSLLSVPNSVTVNTAIDNMGERAYRRVSTKLNIRYDTGPERIEAFLEGIKEIIKANPATRKDYFHVVMHDFGPHGLDVLLYFFLQVPDWSAELVERQRVFIEIMRLAERLGVDFAFPTQTIEVESMPGQPHQARPAQEPKELSAVARNFGTQGNDARPRGLGLFTPPCEER; encoded by the coding sequence ATGACGGTCTCCCTGATTCTGCTGTGGCTTCCGGTTGCAACCGTCTTCGCTGCGCCCCTGGCCATCGAGCCCTTGGCCAACCCGCTTCGGCCGCCGGATACCTCCAGTCCGCAAGCCACTGCACGGAGCCTGATCCGCAACCTCGAGGAGGCGTACGAGATCGCGAAGGATCCCGAGCGATCCCGCGAGGATACCCTCGCACCCCTTCGGCGTGCCCGCCGTACGCTCGATCTGAGCGAGGTGCCCGCCGAGTTCGCCGCGGATATCGGTCTCGAGGCGGCGCTGCTGATCAAGGAGACGATCGACCGTGTCGGTCTTCCGCCGTACGAGGAGATTCCGGACGCCGAACGTGTCGCGATCGACGAGCTCTCGAAGTGGCGCATTCCCTCTACCGAGATCACCATCGCCGAGGTTCAAGAAGGACCTCGGACCGGGGAATGGCTTTTCAGCCCCACAACCGTGGATCTGGCGGAGTCGTTCTACGAGCGGGTCTCCGAGCTGCCCTATCAGCCGGGTGCAACGCCTGGACTCTACGGTGCCTACAGCCTGACCCCGGGAGCCGGATTAAGCCTCTCCTGGGGAGCCGGGTTGCCGTCGTGGCTGGGGGTTCAGGTGTTGGGCCAGACGGCCTGGCAGTGGATCGCCGGAGTGTCCGTACTCCTGTCGGGTTTCGCCTTGGGCGTGGTTGCCTATCGCGCCGGCCGACGCGCCGACAAGCGCCGTCGCGAGCACGATCGGATCTCGCGCAGGGGGACCGTCATGGCGCTCCTGTTCGGTGTCGCCTTGTTGCAGGTGATGAAGTACTTCATCAACGAGGTCGTCAACTTCACCGGACGGATGCTGATCCTGGACAAGCAGTTCTTCGTCATCTTGGAGTACGCGCTGCTGGGCTGGCTTGCGGTCTTGATCCTCAATCAGATCCCGGAGCTGGTGATTCGCTCGCGGCGCTTACGTCCCCGGGGCATCGACAGCCAGCTGCTGCGGCTCGGCTTCAAATTGCTGGCCTTCGTCGCGATTGCGGCACTGGTGGTGGACGGGGCGCAGCGGATCGGCCTGCCGGCGTATTCGGTGATTACCGGTCTCGGGGTCGGCGGCTTGGCGGTCGCACTGGCCGCTCGCGAGACCCTGGCGAATCTCCTCGGCTCGTTGGCGATCATGCTCGATCGCCCCTTCCGGATCGGCGATTGGATCAAGATGGACGGCAAGGAAGGCACGGTCGAAGACATCGGCTTTCGAAGCACCCGTATACGGACCTTCTACGATTCCTTGCTGTCGGTGCCGAATTCGGTCACGGTCAATACGGCGATCGACAACATGGGCGAGCGGGCCTATCGCCGTGTCTCGACGAAGCTGAATATTCGTTACGACACCGGGCCGGAGCGGATCGAGGCCTTTCTCGAGGGGATCAAGGAGATCATCAAGGCCAATCCAGCCACACGCAAAGACTATTTTCACGTCGTCATGCACGACTTCGGCCCTCACGGGCTGGATGTCTTGCTGTACTTTTTTCTGCAGGTCCCGGACTGGTCCGCGGAGCTCGTGGAACGGCAGCGGGTGTTCATCGAGATCATGCGGCTTGCGGAGCGGCTGGGCGTCGACTTTGCGTTTCCGACCCAGACGATCGAGGTGGAGAGCATGCCGGGACAGCCGCATCAAGCGCGACCGGCGCAGGAGCCGAAGGAGCTCTCGGCGGTCGCGCGCAACTTCGGCACGCAAGGCAACGATGCCCGGCCGCGCGGCTTGGGTCTCTTTACGCCGCCGTGCGAGGAGCGCTAA
- a CDS encoding efflux RND transporter permease subunit, translating to MFAGIIRHGTLVAVITLILAILGSAAALRIPVQMIPDLETRTVTVETRWPGATPQDIEKEILIEQERYLRNVPNLTRMISSASFGASEIELEFPFGVDITEALIQINNALSQVSDYPRNVDEPRIVAASFSANAFMYFRISTLMGNPRELDIDLMRDFVEDRVRPRMESVPGVSEVTVGGGAERQVQITVDELKLAQRGLSLVDLRDAVTARNRDVSGGEIDSGKRSYLLRTLGRFEDLEELEQLVVSRTGDSVVRLSDVASVRQDHSRIRAVSFVNGQRVLGLQVRRESGSNVIDIKRAMLKEVDAINREVLEPAGMRLDLTADDARYVEASVANVRNNLAIGAVFASLVLFLFLRSSRATLVAVIGIPLCAIAAFMGLLIAGRTINVISLAGIAFAIGMTVDNSIVVLENIERHRRLGLNRFDSALKGVQEVWPAVLASTMTTILVFLPILFIEQEAGQLYSDVAIAISAAILASMLVAVTLIPTLSARMGFGVRETAADGSGNAPFGGRAGGWAEGIVGGVRWLVGSAVRRVLTILVTVGLSLWIILALTPPAEYLPEGEEPKTFASMNAPPGYNLSEMEAIAKQIEGHFLPHVGAASDAYAAGEVSVPPLAYLNMQVRPTNLRIIAETIDPSHIEALMDEITGLYEQFAGMRAFAAKGSIISSNDGGTRSINLDISGPDPVSIYRSANAAYERAREIFDNPRIQTQPPTLSLAQPLIQVRPDWNRAAELGLDTEAIGFTIAALTEGAYLDDFFLDDDKIDIYLYGSQGREPRLDELPNVMIHTPGGATLPLSGLATIEEAVDASTVRRVDGRRTVTLNVIPPDDVPLETGVARVKEELLGAMRRSGELPSDVSVEISGASDQLDATRDALTGNFLIAMVIIYLVLVAIFAHWGFPLLIMTAIPLGIAGGIVGLALLNLVGGLLPTIGLMPLSQPFDMITMLGFLILMGTVVNNPILVVDQARQNLRQQGVSVVDAVVDAVQIRLRPIAMTTLTTICGLSPLVFLPGEGTELYRGVGVIVLFGLMGAATVTLTFLPALTVVVLSWGEKRATKSELPLSMN from the coding sequence ATGTTCGCCGGCATCATCCGACACGGCACCCTGGTGGCCGTGATCACCCTGATCCTGGCCATTCTGGGCAGCGCCGCGGCCTTGCGCATCCCGGTGCAGATGATCCCGGATCTGGAAACCCGCACGGTGACGGTTGAGACCCGATGGCCGGGGGCGACCCCGCAGGACATCGAGAAAGAGATCCTCATCGAGCAGGAGCGCTACCTGCGCAATGTGCCCAACCTGACCCGAATGATCTCGTCCGCGTCCTTCGGTGCATCGGAGATCGAGCTGGAATTCCCGTTCGGTGTCGACATCACCGAGGCGCTGATCCAGATCAACAACGCCCTCAGCCAGGTGTCGGATTACCCCCGCAACGTGGACGAGCCCCGCATCGTCGCGGCGTCGTTCTCCGCCAATGCCTTCATGTACTTCAGGATCTCCACCCTGATGGGCAACCCTCGGGAGCTGGACATCGACCTGATGCGTGACTTTGTCGAGGACCGGGTTCGGCCGCGCATGGAGAGCGTGCCGGGTGTGTCCGAGGTCACGGTCGGGGGCGGTGCCGAGCGCCAGGTCCAGATCACGGTGGACGAGCTGAAACTGGCCCAGCGCGGACTGAGCCTGGTGGACCTGCGGGATGCCGTCACGGCCCGGAATCGCGATGTGTCCGGCGGCGAGATCGATTCGGGGAAGCGCAGCTACCTGCTGCGCACCCTGGGACGGTTCGAGGATCTCGAGGAGCTGGAGCAACTGGTGGTGTCGCGCACCGGCGACAGCGTGGTCAGGCTCTCGGATGTCGCCAGCGTGCGTCAGGATCACTCCCGGATTCGCGCCGTGTCCTTCGTCAACGGCCAGCGGGTCCTGGGGTTGCAGGTGAGGCGGGAGAGCGGCTCCAACGTCATCGACATCAAACGGGCCATGCTGAAGGAGGTCGATGCCATCAACCGGGAGGTCTTGGAGCCCGCCGGGATGCGGCTCGACCTCACCGCCGACGATGCCCGCTACGTGGAGGCATCGGTGGCCAACGTCCGCAACAATCTGGCGATCGGTGCGGTGTTTGCCTCCCTGGTGTTGTTTCTCTTCCTGCGCTCGTCCCGGGCCACGCTGGTCGCGGTGATCGGCATCCCCTTGTGCGCCATCGCGGCCTTCATGGGTCTGCTGATCGCCGGGCGCACCATCAACGTCATCTCGTTGGCCGGCATCGCGTTCGCCATCGGGATGACCGTGGACAACAGCATCGTGGTGCTGGAGAACATCGAGCGTCATCGTCGTCTGGGGCTGAACCGGTTCGATTCCGCGCTCAAGGGCGTCCAGGAGGTCTGGCCGGCGGTGCTCGCATCCACCATGACCACCATCCTGGTGTTCCTGCCCATCCTCTTCATCGAGCAGGAAGCGGGACAACTCTACTCCGATGTGGCCATTGCGATCTCCGCGGCCATCCTGGCCTCGATGCTGGTGGCCGTCACGCTGATTCCCACCCTCAGCGCACGGATGGGCTTCGGTGTGCGCGAAACGGCCGCGGACGGATCCGGCAACGCCCCTTTCGGAGGTCGGGCCGGCGGCTGGGCAGAAGGCATCGTGGGTGGCGTGCGCTGGCTGGTCGGCAGTGCCGTGCGACGGGTACTCACGATCCTGGTCACGGTTGGACTGAGCCTCTGGATCATCCTGGCGTTGACGCCTCCCGCCGAGTATCTGCCGGAGGGCGAAGAGCCGAAGACCTTCGCCTCCATGAATGCACCGCCCGGCTACAACCTGTCCGAGATGGAGGCCATCGCCAAACAGATCGAAGGCCATTTCCTGCCGCACGTCGGCGCCGCGAGCGACGCCTACGCGGCCGGCGAGGTCTCGGTACCGCCGCTCGCCTACCTGAACATGCAGGTCCGGCCCACCAACCTACGTATCATCGCCGAGACCATCGATCCGTCGCACATCGAGGCATTAATGGACGAGATCACCGGTCTCTACGAGCAGTTTGCAGGCATGCGGGCATTCGCCGCCAAGGGCTCCATCATCTCCAGCAACGACGGCGGGACCCGCAGCATCAACCTGGATATCTCCGGCCCGGATCCGGTGTCCATCTACCGCTCGGCCAACGCCGCCTACGAACGCGCCCGGGAGATCTTCGACAACCCGCGCATCCAGACCCAACCGCCCACCCTGTCTCTGGCTCAGCCCTTGATCCAGGTGCGCCCGGACTGGAATCGGGCCGCCGAGCTGGGTCTGGACACCGAGGCGATCGGCTTCACCATCGCCGCCCTGACCGAAGGGGCATACCTGGACGATTTCTTCCTCGACGACGACAAGATCGATATCTATCTCTACGGCAGCCAGGGCCGGGAGCCTCGCCTGGACGAGCTGCCCAATGTGATGATTCACACGCCAGGGGGCGCCACCTTGCCGCTGTCCGGCCTGGCGACGATCGAGGAGGCCGTGGACGCCAGCACGGTGCGCCGGGTGGACGGTCGTCGCACCGTCACCCTGAACGTGATCCCGCCGGACGACGTGCCCCTGGAAACGGGTGTCGCGCGCGTGAAGGAGGAGCTGCTTGGCGCCATGCGCCGCAGCGGCGAGCTGCCGTCGGACGTGAGCGTGGAGATCTCGGGGGCCAGTGACCAGCTCGACGCCACCCGTGACGCCTTGACCGGCAACTTCCTGATTGCGATGGTCATCATCTATCTGGTGCTGGTGGCGATCTTTGCGCATTGGGGCTTCCCGCTGCTGATCATGACCGCCATTCCATTGGGCATCGCCGGCGGCATCGTCGGGCTGGCGCTACTGAACCTGGTCGGGGGCCTATTGCCCACGATCGGCCTGATGCCGCTGAGCCAGCCCTTCGACATGATCACCATGCTGGGCTTCCTGATCCTGATGGGAACGGTTGTGAACAACCCGATCTTGGTGGTGGACCAGGCCCGCCAAAACCTCCGCCAGCAGGGTGTTTCGGTGGTGGACGCCGTGGTGGACGCGGTTCAGATCCGCCTGCGCCCCATCGCCATGACGACCCTGACCACCATCTGCGGCCTGTCGCCTCTGGTCTTTCTGCCCGGCGAAGGCACCGAGCTCTATCGCGGTGTGGGGGTGATTGTCTTGTTCGGCCTGATGGGTGCGGCAACGGTCACCCTTACCTTTCTGCCGGCCCTGACTGTGGTCGTGCTGTCGTGGGGCGAGAAGCGGGCGACGAAGAGCGAGTTGCCGTTGTCCATGAATTGA
- a CDS encoding UPF0175 family protein, which produces MPTPTINPDFAPVLEPLGNGAGDFFLAAGLYQAHKISFGAAAALAGLGYEEFHYRLKEHFGHGFVVADETVEDDLRLVEALVDRRS; this is translated from the coding sequence ATGCCGACACCAACCATCAATCCGGACTTCGCCCCGGTGCTGGAGCCCCTCGGGAACGGTGCCGGCGATTTCTTCCTCGCCGCCGGTCTGTACCAAGCGCACAAGATCAGTTTCGGCGCCGCCGCGGCCCTCGCCGGCCTCGGCTACGAGGAGTTCCACTACCGGCTTAAGGAGCACTTCGGTCACGGCTTTGTCGTCGCCGACGAGACCGTGGAGGACGACCTGCGGCTGGTCGAAGCGCTCGTGGACCGGCGCTCGTGA
- a CDS encoding DUF2442 domain-containing protein, with amino-acid sequence MMPIDAASETDRAIGVIPAAPWRVKGLSILPDYRLAVTFQDGTSGVADLSAVTSAHDRGIYEPLKDPSYFKQARLQMGVVTWPNGTDLDPAWMYEELVQFKTWSVMRQDKLARGSR; translated from the coding sequence ATGATGCCAATTGATGCAGCTTCCGAAACGGATCGCGCCATTGGAGTGATTCCAGCCGCTCCGTGGCGCGTGAAGGGGTTGTCGATCTTGCCGGACTATCGCCTGGCGGTGACCTTCCAAGACGGCACCAGCGGTGTCGCAGATCTCTCGGCGGTCACCTCGGCTCATGACCGCGGCATCTACGAACCGCTCAAGGATCCGAGCTACTTTAAGCAAGCGCGTCTTCAAATGGGTGTTGTCACCTGGCCGAACGGGACGGATCTCGACCCGGCTTGGATGTATGAGGAACTGGTACAGTTTAAAACGTGGTCTGTGATGCGCCAGGACAAACTGGCAAGAGGTAGTCGATGA
- a CDS encoding type II toxin-antitoxin system Phd/YefM family antitoxin produces MRTVTASEAKQGLASVIEAAAREPIVIERQKRAVAVVLSMQEYERLVRLNVAEFQRFCDQVGASAKDVGMNEAKLAELLADD; encoded by the coding sequence ATGCGCACCGTGACTGCAAGCGAAGCGAAGCAAGGGCTGGCAAGCGTCATCGAGGCTGCGGCCAGGGAGCCGATCGTGATCGAGCGCCAGAAGCGTGCGGTCGCCGTTGTGTTGTCGATGCAGGAATACGAGCGTCTTGTCCGACTCAACGTCGCCGAGTTCCAACGGTTCTGCGATCAGGTCGGGGCCTCGGCCAAAGACGTCGGCATGAACGAGGCCAAGCTCGCCGAGCTCCTTGCGGATGATTGA
- a CDS encoding DUF3368 domain-containing protein has translation MDLPGFIECRELSEIGHAFVRGAIGTLHRGEVEAIVLAREQGIDLVAIDDKAARSRASQMGLRPIGTLGLIVLAHRLGHLDALTAMTKVDELVDIHGLYLSSHVRRQIRSQLGGSFTGTVKR, from the coding sequence TTGGATCTGCCCGGCTTCATCGAATGCCGGGAATTATCAGAGATCGGGCATGCGTTCGTTCGCGGCGCGATCGGCACCCTGCATCGGGGGGAGGTGGAAGCCATCGTCCTGGCACGCGAGCAGGGCATCGATCTCGTTGCCATCGACGACAAAGCCGCCCGGAGCAGAGCCAGTCAGATGGGCCTGAGGCCCATCGGCACCCTTGGCCTGATCGTTTTGGCCCACCGCTTGGGCCACCTCGACGCATTGACCGCTATGACCAAGGTCGATGAGCTTGTGGACATCCACGGCCTCTATCTCTCGAGCCACGTTCGCCGGCAAATCCGCAGCCAGCTCGGCGGATCATTCACGGGCACGGTCAAGCGCTGA
- a CDS encoding putative toxin-antitoxin system toxin component, PIN family, with amino-acid sequence MIEQSLWVLDTNALISRLLCPGGVAAQAVDHALARGVLLVSEETLSELVEVLSRSKFDPYVTRADRVRFIERLGGVARIVPIVGKVQACRDPKDDTFLDVALNGEATAIVTGNQDLLVLDPFHGIRIVSPAAFLTWA; translated from the coding sequence ATGATTGAGCAATCGCTCTGGGTGCTGGACACGAATGCCCTGATCAGTCGCTTGCTCTGTCCCGGCGGCGTGGCTGCGCAAGCCGTCGATCATGCCTTGGCGCGCGGCGTACTGCTGGTGTCCGAAGAGACCCTGAGCGAATTGGTCGAGGTCCTGAGTCGCTCCAAGTTCGACCCCTATGTGACGCGCGCGGATCGGGTGCGATTCATTGAGCGACTCGGCGGCGTGGCGCGTATCGTCCCGATCGTAGGCAAAGTCCAGGCCTGTCGCGACCCGAAAGACGACACGTTTCTGGATGTGGCACTGAACGGTGAAGCGACGGCCATCGTCACCGGCAATCAGGATCTACTGGTCCTGGACCCATTCCACGGTATTCGTATTGTCAGCCCGGCGGCTTTTCTGACATGGGCATGA
- a CDS encoding type II toxin-antitoxin system VapB family antitoxin, with protein MTGRQACIDGVDFNIEDLSMPLQIANPAVVGKVERLARVTGLSKTAAVERAVDQLLRELEGAAEPAACTRALLVQLDRIPDRADAVDPLPWDEAGLPESSPRREPTRCSKTIAACARPPAMSASTASVPACRWT; from the coding sequence ATGACCGGCAGGCAGGCCTGTATCGACGGTGTTGATTTCAATATCGAGGATCTCTCCATGCCGCTGCAGATCGCCAATCCCGCCGTCGTCGGCAAGGTCGAGCGGCTCGCCCGAGTGACCGGTTTGAGCAAGACGGCTGCCGTGGAGCGCGCGGTCGATCAACTGCTGAGAGAGCTCGAGGGCGCCGCCGAGCCAGCCGCCTGCACGCGTGCGCTGCTGGTGCAGCTCGATCGCATCCCGGACCGAGCAGACGCCGTCGATCCCCTCCCTTGGGACGAGGCAGGACTCCCCGAATCCTCGCCGAGACGCGAGCCGACGCGCTGCTCGAAGACCATCGCCGCGTGCGCGAGGCCGCCCGCGATGTCGGCCAGTACAGCGTCAGTGCCTGCTTGCCGGTGGACGTGA
- a CDS encoding efflux RND transporter periplasmic adaptor subunit — protein sequence MRQHRWRHRLQLCLFCALTTPAWGQDPPGVQLAAVETSEIVEEVRLTGTVNALRSSRLSTAVAGLVNKVAVETGGKVTQGDLLIGLDDEQATFELAGARAETEEARARLEEARRRLDEARSLGRGNIAATEVSTRETDVAAAQAALARLQAAEAHREVVLRRHRVEAPFDGVVSERSSELGEWVTPGDALLMLVDTDHLRLDFQVPQEAYRRIGEDSELLIGGAGPEGDSMAAEIDALVPVGESQSRTFLLRAIAPEGFAALPGMAVEAVLRISTGKQGLTVSRDAINRYPDGRVTVWIAEPTDGGLYAVREKRVATGTGFRDRVVVVEGLEGHEQVVVRGNESLEHGMTVRIAERTAR from the coding sequence ATGCGTCAGCACCGATGGCGCCATCGTCTGCAGCTCTGCTTGTTCTGCGCGCTGACAACCCCGGCCTGGGGTCAGGACCCGCCCGGTGTCCAACTGGCGGCCGTGGAAACCAGCGAGATCGTCGAGGAGGTCCGGCTCACCGGAACCGTGAACGCGTTGCGAAGCTCGCGCTTGTCCACGGCGGTTGCCGGTCTCGTGAACAAGGTCGCGGTCGAGACGGGCGGGAAGGTCACGCAAGGCGACCTGCTGATCGGGCTGGACGATGAGCAGGCGACGTTCGAGCTCGCCGGTGCCCGCGCCGAAACGGAGGAGGCGAGGGCGCGGCTCGAGGAGGCCCGCCGTCGACTGGACGAGGCCCGGTCGCTGGGGCGCGGGAACATTGCCGCGACCGAGGTCAGCACTCGGGAGACCGATGTTGCCGCCGCGCAGGCCGCGCTTGCCCGGCTGCAGGCCGCCGAGGCACACCGAGAGGTGGTGTTGCGCCGGCATCGCGTGGAGGCGCCGTTCGACGGTGTCGTCAGCGAGCGGTCCAGCGAACTGGGCGAGTGGGTCACGCCGGGGGATGCCTTGCTGATGCTCGTGGACACCGACCATCTGAGGCTGGATTTTCAGGTGCCTCAGGAGGCCTATCGGCGGATCGGCGAAGACTCAGAATTGCTGATCGGCGGCGCCGGTCCCGAAGGTGACTCGATGGCGGCCGAGATCGATGCCCTGGTCCCGGTCGGTGAATCGCAATCCAGAACCTTCCTGCTGCGTGCGATCGCCCCCGAGGGCTTTGCCGCGTTGCCCGGCATGGCCGTCGAGGCGGTGCTGCGGATCTCGACGGGGAAGCAGGGATTGACCGTGTCCCGCGATGCGATCAATCGCTATCCGGACGGTCGTGTCACCGTCTGGATCGCCGAGCCGACGGACGGGGGGCTTTACGCGGTCCGGGAGAAACGCGTCGCCACCGGCACCGGCTTCCGCGACCGCGTCGTCGTTGTCGAAGGACTGGAAGGCCATGAGCAGGTCGTCGTGCGAGGCAATGAATCCCTGGAACACGGCATGACGGTGCGGATCGCGGAGCGGACGGCGCGCTGA